One Syntrophorhabdaceae bacterium DNA window includes the following coding sequences:
- the tsaD gene encoding tRNA (adenosine(37)-N6)-threonylcarbamoyltransferase complex transferase subunit TsaD codes for MVFLGIDTSCDDTSIALVEDGTRILSSIVSSQIDLHKAFGGVVPEIASRKHVELIGGLYAQVLEEAGLGGGEIDCLSVTAGPGLIGSVLVGLTFAKGLALALGKPFVAVNHIEAHALSIFLERKVEFPFIALVVSGGHTVILLMEEPCRFRVLGTTRDDAAGEAFDKIAKFLDIGYPGGRIIEEYAGKGRGNAVSFPRPMANEPNFDFSFSGLKTAFITYVKKHGVREENLSDILASFQEAVFDVLSLKVLKAAIHHKISKVVVGGGVASNGRLREVFLKKGLDSGVEVIFSSPRFCTDNAAMVTVAGHFHYARYGASFDLDSQGYSRMSLR; via the coding sequence ATGGTCTTTCTCGGAATAGATACATCCTGCGACGACACGTCAATCGCGTTGGTCGAGGATGGGACGAGAATTCTCTCCAGTATAGTCTCGAGCCAGATAGATCTCCACAAGGCATTCGGCGGCGTAGTTCCCGAGATCGCGTCGAGGAAGCACGTTGAGTTGATTGGAGGGCTCTACGCACAGGTCCTTGAAGAGGCAGGTCTGGGCGGAGGTGAAATCGACTGCCTGAGCGTTACCGCGGGGCCGGGCCTTATCGGATCGGTGCTGGTGGGCCTTACCTTCGCAAAAGGCCTCGCCCTCGCACTCGGGAAGCCCTTCGTCGCGGTGAACCATATCGAGGCCCATGCGCTCAGTATCTTTCTCGAGCGAAAAGTGGAATTTCCTTTCATCGCCCTGGTCGTCTCGGGCGGACATACGGTAATCCTCCTCATGGAAGAGCCGTGCCGGTTCCGGGTGCTCGGGACCACGAGAGACGACGCAGCGGGAGAGGCTTTCGACAAGATCGCGAAGTTCCTCGATATCGGATACCCCGGCGGAAGGATCATCGAAGAGTACGCGGGAAAGGGCAGGGGTAATGCCGTCTCCTTTCCAAGACCCATGGCGAATGAACCCAACTTTGATTTCAGCTTCAGCGGGTTGAAGACAGCCTTTATCACCTATGTGAAAAAGCACGGGGTAAGGGAAGAGAATTTGAGTGATATACTTGCCTCCTTCCAGGAAGCGGTATTCGATGTCCTCTCCTTGAAGGTTTTGAAAGCAGCGATACACCACAAGATTTCGAAGGTTGTAGTGGGAGGGGGCGTGGCTTCCAACGGCAGGTTGAGAGAGGTGTTTCTGAAAAAGGGGCTCGACAGCGGAGTGGAGGTGATATTCTCGTCGCCCCGCTTCTGCACCGACAACGCCGCGATGGTAACTGTTGCCGGACACTTCCACTATGCCCGGTACGGCGCTTCTTTTGATCTCGATTCGCAGGGGTATTCGAGGATGTCCCTTCGCTGA
- the mreC gene encoding rod shape-determining protein MreC: MKNPIVIVISVLLIVASFLVFTNASFLVKGYGAIKGGVAGFAGPTLSIIGKPARFARYLYDTYIDAVGARKENVQLRKRLDTLELENQRIPDLESENKRLKTVLNLMEQRKNTMIAARVVGEDVKNWFKCIIIDKGSESGIREKMPVVTAKGLVGQAVEVDRWHSKVMVINDTNSSVDVFVEGKQTRGLLEGTGQSTLKLKYILKNDEVEIGDKLVTSGKDGVYPKGMPTGIVITVNRAKSGIFTDVDVMPYNNFKRLDEVLIVKKQ; this comes from the coding sequence TTGAAGAACCCTATTGTAATAGTCATCTCTGTTCTCCTGATCGTCGCGTCATTTCTCGTATTCACCAATGCATCTTTTCTGGTAAAGGGATATGGCGCGATAAAGGGCGGTGTTGCCGGTTTTGCGGGACCTACCCTGTCGATCATCGGAAAACCTGCCCGATTTGCCAGATACCTTTATGACACCTACATAGACGCGGTCGGCGCGCGGAAGGAAAACGTCCAGCTCAGGAAAAGGCTCGATACGCTGGAGCTCGAGAACCAGCGTATTCCCGATTTGGAAAGTGAAAATAAACGGCTCAAGACGGTCCTCAACCTTATGGAGCAGCGCAAGAATACCATGATCGCTGCCAGGGTCGTGGGTGAGGACGTGAAGAACTGGTTCAAGTGCATCATCATCGACAAGGGGAGTGAATCCGGAATCAGAGAGAAGATGCCGGTGGTGACCGCCAAAGGTCTCGTCGGGCAGGCGGTGGAAGTGGACAGGTGGCACTCAAAGGTTATGGTCATCAACGATACCAATTCCTCCGTGGACGTATTCGTGGAGGGTAAGCAGACGAGGGGCCTGCTCGAAGGCACCGGCCAGAGCACGTTAAAGTTGAAATACATCCTGAAAAACGATGAGGTGGAGATCGGGGACAAGCTCGTCACGTCGGGCAAAGACGGCGTCTATCCCAAAGGCATGCCCACAGGCATTGTGATTACCGTAAACAGGGCCAAATCGGGCATTTTCACCGATGTGGACGTCATGCCTTACAACAATTTCAAAAGACTGGACGAAGTCCTGATAGTGAAGAAACAATGA
- a CDS encoding DUF4911 domain-containing protein encodes MERTRRCTISKEGIGFFKAILESYEDVGIFSVLDGKKGIIEIIYPAPFEKDMDGIIKDMARYGITIEEVHNG; translated from the coding sequence ATGGAGCGGACCAGACGGTGTACGATCAGCAAGGAAGGGATAGGCTTTTTCAAAGCCATTCTCGAATCCTATGAAGACGTAGGTATATTTTCCGTTCTCGACGGGAAAAAGGGCATCATCGAGATCATTTACCCCGCCCCTTTCGAAAAAGATATGGACGGCATAATCAAGGATATGGCCCGCTACGGCATCACGATCGAGGAAGTGCACAATGGGTAA
- the mrdA gene encoding penicillin-binding protein 2, with amino-acid sequence MEEQVAPTLKFKWCKLILIITMVVLSLRLWDLQIMRGNEMRKLSEQNRIRVKKVIAPRGVMFDKLGRVLADTRPSFNVYITPEDIKDFSQTVDGLAKLLDIEREEILDKLKTASGFPPSFPVKIRSDVNKDELAKVEAHRVYLPGVNIQIEPKRNYPHGKMAAHMLGYVSEINGEELKAKEYKDYSPGDYIGRYGLERMYETYLRGVDGEKRVEVDAMGREVRTLDIVEPTPGNNLYLHIDLDTQQVMEKGYENKKGGAIAMDPKTGAVSALISRPAFDPNKLSSGINKDDWKAIIADSAHPLQNRTIQGRYPPGSTFKIVSALKALDLGIVNDNTSFHCRGGFFYGNRTFRCWKKGGHGSVAVSRGITESCDVYFYNVGLKLGVDRIHEMADAIGLGKPTGIDLPAEKGGVVPSTEWKRKTFGQPWYDGETVSVSIGQGAVWLTPIQLVQLSAFVANEGVTFKPQIVHKIVSPEGKTVKVFEPVMKANVKLKKEVFRRVKDAMRAVVNEPNGTAYASRLPNVAISGKTGTAQAGSMDKGKHFGDHAWFIAYAPSEDPGLAMSVLVEMGGHGGSESAPIAKAITQSVYKANKETREATVHENR; translated from the coding sequence ATGGAAGAGCAAGTCGCCCCTACCCTGAAATTCAAGTGGTGTAAGCTGATCCTCATCATCACCATGGTGGTCCTTTCCCTCCGTTTATGGGACCTCCAGATCATGCGGGGAAACGAGATGAGGAAACTGTCCGAGCAGAACCGCATAAGGGTCAAGAAAGTGATCGCCCCAAGGGGCGTCATGTTCGATAAACTCGGCAGAGTGCTCGCAGACACCAGGCCTTCCTTCAACGTCTACATCACCCCGGAAGACATAAAGGATTTCAGCCAGACGGTCGACGGCCTGGCGAAGCTCCTCGATATCGAGAGGGAGGAGATCCTCGATAAACTCAAGACGGCAAGCGGCTTTCCCCCGTCCTTCCCCGTGAAAATAAGGTCTGATGTAAATAAGGATGAGTTGGCCAAAGTGGAAGCCCACAGAGTTTACCTGCCGGGCGTGAACATACAGATCGAGCCCAAGAGGAATTATCCCCATGGCAAGATGGCGGCCCACATGCTCGGCTATGTTTCGGAAATAAACGGAGAGGAGCTTAAGGCAAAGGAATATAAGGACTATTCTCCGGGCGATTACATCGGCAGGTACGGTCTTGAAAGGATGTACGAGACCTACTTGAGGGGGGTAGACGGCGAGAAGAGGGTGGAGGTTGATGCAATGGGGCGGGAGGTCAGGACCCTTGACATTGTGGAGCCTACCCCCGGCAACAATCTGTACCTCCACATCGATCTCGACACGCAGCAGGTGATGGAAAAAGGGTATGAGAACAAGAAGGGCGGAGCCATCGCCATGGACCCGAAAACAGGGGCGGTCAGCGCCCTTATCAGCAGGCCGGCTTTCGATCCCAATAAACTTTCATCAGGAATCAACAAGGATGATTGGAAGGCCATTATCGCGGATTCCGCCCATCCCCTCCAGAACAGGACAATCCAGGGAAGGTACCCGCCGGGCTCGACCTTCAAGATTGTGAGCGCCTTGAAAGCATTGGACCTGGGCATCGTCAACGATAACACCAGCTTCCACTGCCGGGGCGGCTTCTTCTATGGCAACCGCACATTTCGATGCTGGAAGAAAGGGGGTCACGGAAGCGTGGCCGTCAGTAGAGGCATTACGGAATCATGCGACGTCTACTTCTATAATGTAGGGTTGAAGCTCGGCGTGGACCGGATACATGAGATGGCGGACGCCATAGGCCTCGGGAAACCTACCGGGATCGACCTGCCGGCTGAAAAGGGCGGCGTGGTCCCTTCCACGGAGTGGAAAAGAAAAACTTTCGGCCAACCCTGGTACGACGGGGAGACGGTTTCCGTCTCCATCGGTCAGGGGGCAGTGTGGCTTACCCCTATTCAACTGGTCCAGCTCTCCGCATTTGTGGCGAACGAAGGGGTTACGTTCAAGCCCCAGATCGTACACAAGATCGTCTCGCCTGAAGGGAAGACGGTGAAAGTCTTCGAGCCCGTGATGAAGGCGAATGTGAAGTTGAAAAAGGAGGTATTCCGTAGAGTAAAGGATGCCATGAGGGCCGTGGTAAACGAGCCGAACGGCACAGCGTACGCGTCCCGCCTCCCTAATGTGGCCATCAGCGGAAAGACGGGCACCGCCCAGGCGGGGTCGATGGATAAGGGGAAGCATTTTGGAGACCATGCGTGGTTTATCGCCTATGCCCCCTCCGAAGACCCGGGCCTTGCCATGTCGGTCCTGGTGGAAATGGGCGGCCACGGGGGGAGTGAGTCCGCTCCCATTGCCAAAGCCATAACCCAAAGCGTATACAAGGCAAACAAGGAGACGAGGGAGGCAACGGTTCATGAGAATAGATAA
- a CDS encoding rod shape-determining protein, with the protein MFQSLFGFISKDLAIDLGTANTLVYVKGKGIVSNEPSVVAVHKDHRGGKKVIAVGEEAKKMLGKTPGNIIAIRPLKDGVIADFEITEAMLKYFIQRIHNKKSYARPRIVISIPSGITPVEKRAVKESAESAGAREVYLIEEPMAAAIGVGLPITEPNGNMIVDIGGGTTEVAVISLAGIVYCNSVRVAGDKIDEAIIQYVKRKYNLLIGERTAELIKINIGSAYPAPDDEELSMEVKGRDLVGGIPKTLEISSKEIREAIAEPVNAIVEAVRIALERTPPELASDIVDKGIVISGGGALLRNLDLLIKEVTRLPVIIADNPLTAVVEGTGRALDEISLLKEIATYF; encoded by the coding sequence ATGTTTCAATCTCTCTTCGGATTTATATCAAAAGACCTGGCTATAGATTTGGGTACGGCAAATACCCTCGTGTATGTGAAAGGAAAAGGAATTGTATCGAATGAGCCTTCCGTGGTGGCGGTTCATAAGGACCATCGGGGCGGGAAGAAAGTCATCGCCGTAGGCGAGGAAGCCAAGAAGATGCTCGGAAAGACTCCCGGTAATATAATTGCCATAAGGCCCTTGAAAGACGGAGTCATTGCCGATTTCGAGATCACGGAGGCGATGCTCAAGTACTTCATTCAAAGGATTCACAATAAGAAATCCTATGCCCGGCCCCGCATCGTCATATCGATTCCCTCGGGGATCACGCCGGTGGAAAAAAGGGCGGTCAAGGAATCGGCTGAGTCGGCCGGAGCGCGCGAAGTCTACCTCATCGAAGAGCCTATGGCTGCCGCGATAGGCGTGGGACTCCCCATCACTGAGCCTAACGGCAATATGATCGTCGACATAGGCGGAGGGACCACGGAGGTGGCGGTGATCAGTCTCGCCGGTATAGTCTACTGCAACTCGGTCCGGGTGGCGGGAGACAAGATCGATGAGGCCATAATCCAGTACGTAAAGCGCAAGTATAACCTCCTTATCGGCGAGAGGACCGCAGAGCTTATAAAAATCAATATAGGTTCAGCCTACCCTGCCCCCGACGATGAAGAGCTTTCCATGGAAGTAAAGGGAAGAGATCTCGTGGGCGGCATACCAAAGACCCTTGAGATTTCGTCCAAAGAAATAAGAGAAGCCATAGCCGAGCCCGTGAACGCCATCGTGGAAGCGGTAAGGATCGCCCTCGAGCGTACCCCTCCCGAACTTGCCTCCGATATCGTAGACAAAGGCATCGTGATCAGCGGCGGGGGCGCCCTGCTCCGGAACCTGGACCTCCTTATAAAGGAAGTAACGCGCTTGCCGGTAATCATCGCAGACAACCCTCTGACCGCGGTGGTCGAAGGGACCGGACGGGCCCTTGATGAAATAAGCCTCCTTAAGGAGATTGCAACCTATTTCTAA
- a CDS encoding SurA N-terminal domain-containing protein, with product MLRFMRKYATGWFIKAIFGLIIIVFIFWGVGGMEDKEKVVAEVGSHKITRVEYEEAYNRMVNMYRSIFKEKFDESIVRKLKLRESAMNDLVDRYLLIQKASEQGMTVTDQQFRESLESIQAFKKEGKFDKKRYLEALKASGIEPAKFEASQKADLLAAQMMTLIRDNGSVKSDAQVYDAYVKDKGKINLAYMVFDPADYTKKAEVSDKEAETLYEKEKGTHMGESRYRLKYITVAPGSPVKDDVAYMDLLKSKDIDAYGKEKGLPVTDLGMMKESEVRERLKNLKAQDWLKGLRKGDISLPVRIDVRSYIFQLVDLEPGKPLDKATVMKEIKERIAREKAKGMAKADAQEAVRKKSMTSARQTGLIPRNSVALPNIGPLPKDGAGIMTLSKRGEMYDKPLEIAEKYYVFTLQEEKAPDKEEWEKDKGTFKQYLARKNEDEFYKSFMAELRTKSKVKIDWKDIAVTESD from the coding sequence ATGTTAAGATTCATGAGAAAGTATGCAACCGGCTGGTTCATAAAGGCTATATTCGGGCTGATTATAATAGTGTTTATCTTCTGGGGCGTAGGAGGTATGGAAGATAAGGAAAAGGTCGTCGCTGAAGTAGGGTCCCATAAGATCACCAGGGTCGAGTATGAGGAAGCCTACAACCGGATGGTCAATATGTACCGGTCGATCTTCAAAGAAAAATTCGATGAGTCCATCGTCAGGAAGCTCAAATTGAGGGAATCTGCCATGAACGATCTCGTGGACCGATATCTCCTCATCCAGAAGGCATCCGAGCAGGGTATGACGGTGACGGACCAGCAATTCCGCGAATCTCTCGAAAGTATCCAGGCATTCAAGAAAGAGGGAAAATTCGACAAAAAACGTTACCTGGAGGCGCTCAAGGCGAGCGGCATAGAGCCCGCCAAATTCGAGGCATCCCAGAAGGCGGATCTCCTTGCCGCCCAAATGATGACCCTTATCAGGGACAACGGGTCGGTCAAAAGCGATGCGCAGGTGTACGATGCATACGTGAAGGACAAGGGCAAGATAAACCTCGCCTACATGGTATTTGACCCTGCCGATTACACGAAGAAGGCGGAGGTGAGCGATAAAGAGGCGGAGACGTTGTACGAAAAGGAGAAGGGCACCCATATGGGAGAAAGCCGCTACAGGCTCAAGTATATAACCGTGGCCCCCGGTTCTCCCGTAAAAGATGATGTCGCCTATATGGACCTCTTAAAATCGAAAGATATTGACGCATATGGAAAGGAGAAAGGCCTTCCCGTCACGGATCTCGGCATGATGAAAGAGTCGGAGGTGCGGGAGAGGCTCAAGAACCTGAAGGCCCAGGATTGGCTGAAAGGACTCAGGAAGGGTGACATTTCGCTGCCCGTAAGGATCGATGTGCGGTCTTACATCTTTCAGCTCGTCGATCTTGAACCGGGGAAACCCCTCGATAAGGCGACGGTCATGAAGGAGATCAAAGAGCGGATTGCCCGTGAAAAAGCGAAAGGCATGGCTAAGGCCGATGCCCAGGAGGCGGTGCGCAAGAAATCGATGACGTCGGCCAGGCAGACCGGGCTCATCCCGAGAAATTCGGTGGCATTGCCCAATATAGGCCCTCTCCCCAAAGACGGTGCGGGCATCATGACCTTGTCCAAGCGCGGCGAGATGTATGATAAGCCATTGGAGATCGCGGAAAAATATTATGTTTTTACCCTGCAAGAGGAAAAGGCGCCCGATAAAGAAGAGTGGGAAAAAGATAAAGGGACGTTTAAACAGTATCTGGCCCGGAAGAATGAGGACGAGTTCTATAAATCTTTCATGGCCGAATTAAGGACGAAAAGCAAAGTCAAAATCGACTGGAAGGATATCGCGGTCACCGAAAGCGACTGA
- the rsmA gene encoding 16S rRNA (adenine(1518)-N(6)/adenine(1519)-N(6))-dimethyltransferase RsmA, producing MLKKSLSQHLIRDKNITAKLVKAAGVEATDTVVEIGAGHGDLTGPLCEKAGFVYAVELDRTCAEYLETLQKKYKNLEVIFGDILKTPLAQFKREKRLKIVGNIPYQITAPIIFKILEERTIIESVYLTMQKEIALRIASPPFSRAYGAISAVCRIFADVKILFFMKPGLFVPPPKIDSAFVSMVLKEDEYATDNELMSFARASFQNKRKYLSYALSKMIDGETLSALYQAMGFPPSIRAEEVEPQKIKEIYEWIKARKEGAHIKRTGPA from the coding sequence ATGCTCAAGAAAAGCCTTTCCCAACACCTTATCAGAGATAAAAATATCACCGCCAAACTGGTGAAGGCAGCCGGGGTGGAAGCCACCGACACGGTGGTGGAGATCGGAGCCGGTCATGGGGACCTCACTGGACCGCTCTGCGAAAAGGCGGGCTTTGTCTACGCCGTGGAGCTTGACCGCACGTGCGCCGAATACCTGGAGACCCTTCAGAAAAAATATAAGAACCTCGAAGTTATCTTCGGAGACATCCTCAAGACGCCCCTGGCCCAGTTCAAAAGGGAGAAGCGCCTCAAAATCGTGGGGAATATCCCTTACCAGATCACGGCGCCCATCATCTTTAAGATACTGGAGGAAAGAACTATAATAGAGAGCGTGTACCTGACGATGCAAAAGGAGATAGCGCTGAGAATCGCCAGCCCGCCTTTTTCCCGGGCCTACGGCGCCATATCGGCGGTGTGCCGGATATTCGCGGACGTGAAAATACTTTTCTTCATGAAACCCGGGCTTTTTGTGCCTCCCCCGAAGATCGACAGTGCCTTCGTCTCGATGGTCCTGAAGGAAGATGAATACGCCACGGACAATGAATTAATGAGCTTCGCAAGGGCTAGTTTTCAGAACAAGAGAAAATACCTGAGCTATGCTCTCTCGAAAATGATCGACGGGGAGACGCTGTCCGCCCTTTATCAAGCCATGGGCTTTCCCCCTTCCATAAGGGCCGAAGAAGTGGAGCCGCAGAAAATAAAAGAAATCTATGAATGGATCAAGGCAAGGAAAGAGGGGGCGCATATAAAGCGCACGGGTCCCGCATGA
- a CDS encoding 2-hydroxyacyl-CoA dehydratase: MNRDKPIGFTTTIPVECLFAGGFRPTDLNNVFITDPEPMRFIARAEGDGFPKSMCNWVKGIYGVVMEHGLDTVVTVMEGDCSNTLALSEILQYKGVKTIPFSYPYDKDEKVLSREIEKLSHAFSADGEAFKKAEQGLEEVRKKLALIDRMTWDEGVVSGEENHLWLVRSSDMLGDYMEYGLMADNFIAAASAREPVKGVRLGYIGVPPIPLDFYGFIASVGGQVVYNEVQRQFSLPYFGKEITERYLLYTYPYDVFSRVKDIRSEIERRSIRGIIHYVQAFCFRIMEDVILRETLGVPVLTIEGDLPKPLDSRTKLRIEAFVEVLTGRS; this comes from the coding sequence ATGAACAGAGATAAACCGATAGGGTTCACCACCACCATACCGGTGGAATGCCTTTTCGCCGGCGGCTTCCGGCCGACCGATCTCAATAATGTGTTCATCACCGATCCCGAGCCCATGCGATTCATCGCGAGGGCCGAAGGCGACGGGTTCCCGAAGAGCATGTGCAACTGGGTGAAGGGGATCTACGGCGTGGTCATGGAACACGGCCTCGACACGGTGGTAACCGTGATGGAAGGCGATTGCTCGAATACCCTCGCCTTATCGGAAATATTGCAGTATAAGGGGGTAAAGACCATCCCCTTCTCCTATCCCTACGATAAGGACGAAAAGGTCCTGAGCCGGGAGATCGAAAAGCTTTCCCACGCCTTCTCCGCCGACGGCGAAGCTTTTAAGAAGGCGGAACAAGGCCTCGAGGAGGTAAGGAAGAAGCTCGCCCTTATCGACCGTATGACATGGGATGAGGGTGTGGTCAGCGGAGAAGAGAACCACCTCTGGCTGGTGCGCTCTTCCGACATGCTCGGCGACTACATGGAATACGGCCTGATGGCGGATAATTTCATCGCCGCCGCCTCGGCCCGGGAGCCGGTCAAAGGGGTGAGGCTCGGCTATATCGGCGTTCCCCCTATTCCCCTAGACTTCTATGGTTTCATAGCGAGTGTGGGGGGGCAAGTGGTGTACAATGAGGTGCAGCGGCAATTTTCCCTTCCCTATTTCGGGAAGGAGATCACTGAGAGGTACCTTCTCTATACCTACCCCTACGACGTCTTTTCGCGGGTCAAAGATATCCGGTCCGAGATAGAGAGGAGGTCCATTAGGGGGATCATCCATTACGTCCAGGCCTTCTGCTTCAGGATTATGGAAGATGTGATACTGCGGGAGACCCTCGGAGTGCCGGTACTTACCATAGAGGGGGACCTGCCCAAGCCCCTCGATTCAAGGACGAAACTCCGGATCGAGGCTTTCGTAGAAGTACTGACGGGGAGGAGCTGA
- a CDS encoding TldD/PmbA family protein, which yields MGKVRKILEAAMGKEALYGDVYREERTYTHIQLESGKIEKIEKGTDKGVGIRVISPWKTWYGSTNSFEEEGLLDMAKDLRRFSKEGESGRIGAGRNLECNYPFNITVAPEGVEMNRKLVMVKNLEALAKALEPRIRQVRVVYRDTRQDVTIFTSEGSEIMDDRTQVVLNLLLVGEEKGEMQTAYEAIGGFYGFEYFTEEMIEGLARKTAKRLTGLLGAVEAPMGTRTVVLASEAGGTMIHEAIGHGLEADLAMEGLSCYKDLIGQNIASSLINVVDDATIPHMRGTYCFDDEGTPAERTMLVRDGVLVNYLFDRYHALKYGKPSTGNGRRESFRHRPIPRMSNTMILSGNSDPATIIASVDDGVLVVKMGGGQVDTVRGDFVFEISEGYIIDKGAVGPMIKNATMMGSGLKVLQEIDMVGNDLGFGIGTCGKDGQGVPVADAQPTLRIPEIVVGGKATG from the coding sequence ATGGGTAAGGTCAGGAAGATACTGGAGGCCGCTATGGGCAAAGAGGCGCTCTACGGCGACGTATACAGGGAGGAACGTACCTACACCCATATTCAGCTCGAATCCGGAAAAATTGAAAAAATAGAGAAGGGCACCGACAAAGGCGTGGGCATCCGGGTGATCAGCCCGTGGAAGACCTGGTACGGATCGACCAATTCCTTCGAAGAGGAGGGGCTGCTCGATATGGCGAAGGATCTCCGGAGGTTCTCGAAAGAAGGTGAATCCGGCCGGATCGGCGCAGGGCGGAATCTCGAATGTAACTATCCCTTCAATATCACCGTTGCCCCGGAAGGGGTGGAGATGAACCGGAAGCTGGTCATGGTGAAGAACTTGGAGGCTCTCGCCAAGGCGTTGGAGCCCAGGATCAGGCAGGTACGGGTCGTTTATCGGGATACGCGTCAGGACGTGACTATCTTCACCAGCGAAGGTTCTGAAATCATGGATGACCGGACCCAGGTGGTCCTCAACCTCCTCCTTGTGGGAGAGGAAAAGGGAGAAATGCAGACCGCCTACGAGGCCATAGGCGGGTTTTACGGGTTTGAATATTTTACCGAAGAGATGATCGAAGGGCTTGCACGTAAGACCGCGAAGCGCCTCACGGGGCTACTGGGGGCTGTGGAGGCGCCAATGGGGACCAGGACCGTGGTCCTCGCCTCGGAAGCGGGCGGCACCATGATCCACGAAGCGATTGGCCATGGTCTCGAGGCGGACCTCGCGATGGAGGGACTTTCCTGCTATAAAGACCTCATAGGTCAAAATATTGCCTCTTCCCTTATAAATGTGGTGGACGACGCCACCATTCCCCATATGAGGGGTACCTATTGCTTCGACGATGAAGGCACTCCCGCAGAGCGGACAATGCTCGTCCGTGACGGGGTCCTCGTCAACTACCTCTTCGACAGGTACCATGCATTGAAATACGGCAAGCCCTCAACCGGCAACGGGAGGAGGGAGTCCTTCAGGCACAGGCCCATCCCGAGAATGAGCAATACCATGATTCTTTCCGGGAATAGCGATCCCGCGACGATCATCGCGTCGGTGGACGACGGCGTCCTGGTCGTGAAAATGGGCGGGGGTCAGGTCGACACGGTACGGGGTGATTTCGTATTCGAGATATCGGAGGGCTACATCATCGATAAGGGCGCAGTAGGACCCATGATCAAAAACGCCACCATGATGGGCAGCGGATTGAAAGTGCTGCAGGAAATCGACATGGTGGGCAATGACCTCGGTTTCGGCATAGGGACCTGCGGCAAGGACGGACAGGGTGTGCCCGTCGCCGACGCCCAGCCCACACTCAGGATACCCGAGATAGTAGTGGGCGGCAAGGCAACGGGCTAA